From the genome of Lentimonas sp. CC4, one region includes:
- a CDS encoding arylsulfatase, with protein MKNLLVICISMVVSVAYAADRPNVVIIYGDDVGLGDVGVYGSEMIPTPNIDQLANGGLVFTDGHCAASTCTPSRYSMLTGVHGFRDGVRILPPNAPLSISTNILTLPKLFQQAGYTTGVIGKWHLGIGAKDQPVDWNGEVKPGPLEIGFDSSFLLPSTNDRVPCVYLDGHRVANLDPSDPIYVSAKKPIVRPGSTEYPDARKNPKAMTYYKSTHGHNNSVINGIGRIGYMAGGKSALWDDETMADVFVEQAKQYIAEHKDQPFFLYFASQDIHVPRAPHPRFQGATKLGYRGDAMVQFDWSTGQILQALEAHGLTENTIVIFSSDNGPVYDDGYADGTKVKRSNGEVDRGHDGSGIYRGGKYQIYEGGTRVPFIVRWPAKIEPGTSAALVNQIDFIASFAALLGLDLPADEARDSRDTLAAFMGTDPKGQESMIEESANLALRQGDWKFIEYSKPGFGKRAPIPKSLYNLKEDPSETTNIIADYPEKAAAMEQQLEAMKQSAGIRNL; from the coding sequence ATGAAGAATCTCTTAGTTATATGTATATCCATGGTGGTGTCTGTGGCCTACGCCGCTGACCGACCGAATGTGGTCATTATTTACGGTGATGATGTGGGGCTCGGTGATGTGGGTGTCTATGGCTCCGAAATGATTCCAACGCCGAACATTGATCAACTTGCCAATGGTGGCTTGGTATTTACAGACGGACATTGCGCAGCGTCCACCTGCACGCCATCGCGCTATTCGATGCTAACGGGCGTCCACGGCTTTCGTGACGGCGTGCGTATCCTTCCTCCGAATGCGCCGTTGAGTATATCAACGAACATTCTGACGCTGCCTAAGCTCTTTCAACAGGCCGGGTATACGACAGGCGTCATTGGAAAATGGCATTTAGGTATCGGTGCTAAAGACCAACCAGTCGATTGGAATGGCGAGGTAAAACCAGGGCCGCTTGAGATCGGGTTTGATTCTTCTTTTCTACTGCCTTCAACCAACGACCGTGTGCCGTGCGTTTATCTGGATGGTCACCGAGTTGCCAATCTGGATCCTTCTGACCCGATTTATGTCAGTGCGAAAAAACCAATCGTGCGCCCAGGCAGCACGGAATATCCCGATGCGAGAAAGAACCCGAAGGCGATGACGTATTACAAAAGCACGCACGGCCATAACAACAGCGTCATCAATGGCATCGGGCGCATTGGCTATATGGCTGGAGGGAAATCCGCTCTGTGGGACGATGAAACCATGGCCGATGTCTTTGTAGAACAGGCGAAGCAGTATATCGCTGAGCATAAGGATCAGCCATTCTTTCTCTACTTTGCCTCTCAGGATATCCATGTGCCCCGTGCACCGCATCCACGTTTTCAAGGCGCTACAAAACTGGGCTATCGCGGTGACGCGATGGTGCAGTTCGACTGGTCAACTGGTCAAATCTTACAGGCCTTGGAAGCACATGGGTTAACGGAAAATACCATTGTAATTTTCTCCAGCGACAATGGCCCCGTGTATGACGACGGCTATGCTGATGGCACTAAAGTGAAGCGCTCTAACGGCGAGGTCGATCGCGGCCATGACGGATCTGGAATCTACCGAGGGGGCAAATATCAGATTTACGAGGGTGGCACGCGCGTGCCATTCATTGTGCGCTGGCCCGCCAAGATAGAGCCCGGCACCTCGGCCGCATTGGTCAATCAGATCGACTTTATCGCCTCATTTGCAGCGCTGCTCGGACTAGATCTGCCTGCAGATGAAGCGCGCGACAGCCGCGATACGCTGGCCGCCTTCATGGGCACAGATCCCAAGGGGCAGGAATCTATGATTGAGGAGTCCGCAAACTTGGCGCTCCGACAGGGCGATTGGAAATTTATTGAATATTCAAAGCCGGGCTTTGGAAAACGTGCTCCGATTCCTAAGTCCTTGTATAATTTGAAAGAGGATCCCAGCGAAACGACCAACATCATTGCGGACTATCCTGAAAAGGCAGCGGCGATGGAGCAGCAGTTGGAAGCCATGAAGCAGTCCGCTGGGATTCGGAATCTTTAG